AACTTATCTGGCAGTGTTAAATGCGCAAGAGCTGATATATGGTTTTCGTATTCTTGATGTTGACGCTACGGCTGCTCGTTAAACTCATTAAACTCGGTTTTGTTGGCAAAAAAAGCGATCGTGTGAGTCTCATTTTATGCAAATACGATTAATTGATGTGAGAGGTGTCAGCCTCTTAATGTGTTTACAAAATGCTCATCTCAATTCTGTCGCGTTGGGCAATAAGTGTTTAAAGGAATCTGCAGCGGAGTGTTAATTGTGTTTTGCAGATTGAATATTCCTGCAAACACCGCTTCTCTACTTAATTGGCTTTTTCTTGATGTGAGAATATGGCGACAAGCAACTGTCTCGTTTGTTCCCATTCAAAACCTATGACGAGATTAACATTAATAGAAACCAAACGAGGTTGACATCATTTAAATTATACGAGTCAAGATCATCGTTAAGGTCAACGACGGGGGGGGGCAGCCAACAATAAATAGGTGCAGACAAGCATTATAATTTCTGAGTGATTTGCATCTTAATGATGGTTTCTGTGCATTTGTTCATAACAGCGATGCGGTGTCCACGAGAAAAGAGAGCATCCATCTACGTGAAACGCTGCCCTATGCTCAGCTGTGCgctcctctccacctctctcgcCATCGGCGCGCTCCCGTGGCGCGCCCTTTCCCACTATCCTTGGTTCTTGGCTGCAAGTCAAAGCAGTGGGGTTGACAGAAGGTAATCCTCACCATGTGAGGCCTCGTCCCCACTTTGGAGGCGGGGTGTGATTCATTCAAATCTGACGGTGCTATAAAAAGAGGCAAGTTATTGCGAGTCGCCCGAACTTCAGCGCGCAGCCATCGGAGCCCCCCGATAGGTCCCCGCATCAGAGATTACACGGCGTGCCCATCGGAGGGCTCTCTCGTCACAGACACAATGAACACTGTGAAGGCTATCAAAAATGCGATAGTCTGCCTCGTCCTGCTGCCGCGTTTTCTTACGGCAGCCGTTGTCTTCTGGCTGCTTGACTTTTTGTGCATAAGGAAAAGGGTGTTCTTCAGAATGAGGGCGCAAGAGGGAGACCCCGTCGACCCCCCGCTGTGCATATCCGACTCCAATCGGATGTTCACCCTGGAGTCCCTGAAGGCGGTCTGGCACGGACACAAGCTGGACTTCCTGAAAGCGGCGCACCTCGGCTGCGACGCGCCGAACACCGAAGTAGTCCAGCTGGAGGATCAGAGGCGCGGACGCATCCTCGATTACGCAAAGGAGCGTCGGCCGCTCATCCTCAACTTTGGCAGCTGCACCTGACCGCCGTTCATGGCGCGTCTGAAGGCCTTCCAGGGAGTTGTGCAACAGTACGCGGACGTCGCGGATTCCGTAGTGGTGTACATAGAGGAGGCGCACCCCTCGGACGGCTGGGTGAGCTCCGACGCGCCCTACCAAATCCCGCGGCACCGCTGTCTGCAGGACAGGCTGAACGCCGCGCGGCTGATGCACGCGGAGGTCCCCGGCTGCCCGGTGGTGGTCGACAGCATGGAGAACTCGTCCAACGCGGCGTACGGGGCTTATTTCGACAGACTTTACATACTTGAAGACGGGAAGATAGTGTACCAAGGTGGCCGGGGACCTGAGGGCTACCGGATCTCCGAGCTTAAAGACTGGCTGGAGCAATACAGACAAAGGCTGCGGGAGAAGCCCGGCGGCGGACTTACTATGAATGTGTAAAAGTGTTCTCGATCAATTTAGAGCTgctaagaaaacaagaaaaaataagacAATGCTGCAATTTTTTTAGTATTACAACTCCATTCAAGAGTTCTTTTTTTacaccttatatatatatatatatatatatatatatatatatatatatatatatatatatatcaatggttgtgtgtttgtttgtttgtttgtttgtttatttattctgtATGGCTGCATCAAAGTTGTGGTTTTACACCGTAATTAAATGTTCGTTGGACAATTAATTGACACATGGACAACTTGTTAGTATTCAACGATGTCAACAAAGGGTGTTTAGTTAGtttttttattacatttattgttattgttattgttgttgtatgTTTATTCGCCAACAACGGTGTTTTCTCTCTCATGTCAGCTCGTGCTGTTTCTCTTACCCGGGGATGCGTGCGTGGAAATAAATGGGTCCTGTGCGCGCGGCAGCCCCATGCTCGTCAGTATGTTTGTGAAGTTCGGTTTTTAAATGGACTCTTGACCACAAAACCGATACCGATGTTGTCATACTGGAGATCATGGCGAACAATACTGTACCTTGTGTTTTACCGTGTGGCTCAAGGGTTTTGTAAATATTGTTCACTTTTATTGATATATTTTTCATACAATAAAATACTTTGTTCTACCTACCTATTATCAGTTGTTGTACCTTCTCAATACACAGGATTCCGGAAGTGTCCCCgtgaatgatccctctcatgATGCAAATATTTCAAACAGCTGACATAAAGTCTCTTATTATAAGGGAACATTGGATACCCCCCATAGGATATTGAACATAAGATCATTAAAGATATAAATGAGGGGAGATAAAGCAGAAGATAGGATAGCTATGACTTTATTCaacgacaaaaaaaaccccaactagtTCCACTCCAACCTACAAATATGAGCGATGCAACTCCCTTAAATTTGTAAATTGCTCGGAAATCTGCAGCAGAAAAGCGAATCCATCTGGGTCGTTAACAGGTAGTGACGTCACTCACCCACTATGAGGGACACTTTTGTATCAGCGAAATAAAACGTCTCCTAGATAGATCACCCGAGGGGATCAAAGGGACATTTTACCGATAGTCTCAAGACATTTCTGATCTTATCTGGAGTGTGACTGATTTCTGAAGTTGGATTTTTGCCACATCAAAAAAGAAAACCTCCTAACACGACTGATTTTCAATCAATACTCGATTCATTTTACGCAATGCTGAGTTTTCATCAGCAAAGGTTCACTGTCTTCTGTTCAGTAGAGTTTTACTCACAAAAGCCCTTAAACTTAATTGTGTGTTGAACTGTTTATAGTGTAAGCTACTGAGGATAATGTATATAAATGAGCAGTTTGATTTATGGTGTGGAGGTGGGAAATATTTTGAAATCAAAAAGATGGAGCAGGCTATCGTGACGTTGATGAatgcgcccccccccacacacacacacagacacaaaaccaccaccaccacaacccctCCTTCTGAAAGCCTTTGGACGTCTCTAATTAGGTGGAGATAATTAAATCTACACATTATCCCATTATCGTCAGTGATACCTACACTGTAAGGGTCTTAACCACAATACTTAAGGTCTTTCCAAATATAGTTCCTGGTAAACTACAGGGATAACCTTTCAGGCACCGCTAGTGATTTTCAATATTCACACCTGCAGCTACATTCAGGCACATTTCTGTCTTGTGGCTTTTCACGCATGCCATGTTGATACAGGAATAGGTGGGTGGTCTCCCCGTCCAGATTCAAACAGGTAACCAGAGCCACGGGGTTTGCAGAGCGGCTGCTTCCCCAAATTGACTGGCATATATCAAAATAAGGCCAGCTCAATCTCCCGCTGCCACTCTTCCCGTGGTGGCCATTTATCAGCAAAAACATGTTTTATTCGCCCACGATAAGGCGACCGTCGCGGATTCACACACGTCATCAGCGGAGTTTTGTGATTGGTTCGCTCGCTCCACGTGAACGCGTCTTTCTTGGACTAAAGCTTTTACGTCAACTGCCCTGCAGCACCCGCTTCAGGGCAAAATTGTTAGAGGAGCATTGtgagtaatgggggggggggggtcgagaaaTATTAACCTGGAAAAGTACCAGTCTGACCACCGTCAAAGGCACccaaacaatatatatatattgtaacgaattcggggggcaaccacaggaaccgccatatagcccgcaccgcgggagacatcgctaaccgctcgactaaagagtcagatcCGTCAGCCAGCGACcaacgtgtttacttatccatgcacgttacaaatatatatatatatgatagacAAATAAAGGCTTGCAATCTAACTGGCACAAAACATAGCAAGTCGTTCCAAGCTTATGCATCTTAATACCTATAACCACTTCCCATACAGAAAAGGTATATAGGCCCTATAGTCATCAGTCCACATCCACTACGGCGAGTGGCAATAATAGCTCTCGCGCTTTCTCGCTTAACTCACTCACAAATAGGGTGGCATGGCAGCCAACCACACAAGTTTAAATGGCACAGCAGATACCTTCCACAATAATTTTGCTAAATGGAACAGAATATTGAACTCACCCATTAGTAGAGTTGGAAGGCGGCGCTTCCGCTGCGAGTTGAATCTCCGCATGACATCATCTTTCCACTCATTGCGAAATCTTGCTGTTGTCAATTCCGTTTCAAAACACAAGTGCGCATGTCCTTCATGCAACACGGTTAGCCTTTTGTCTGTAAAGACGTTTTTCAACACTGAGGAGTTTTCACACATGGCGGTTGCTCCGCCAAAAGGGAGTgcattcatccgtccatccattgcaTGTTTCATCAATATTTTCTGTAATTCTGGATCTTTCCTTGGAGTGTATTCAAATAAAGAGAGAAACAGGCCACAACTGTCCTCCTCGCGTGACTGAAACGCATCTTTGCTCCCCCGAAAAGCTAATTGGTTTGACGCTAGAAATGCTATCAAATCAATGATAGCAGAGAGATCATAACGATTTCTCGCTAACTGCTCCGTGTTGACCACTGTCGATACCTCTTTGCCAGCATTTGCtcgcctctccctctctttccatctTGTCATATTCTCCATGTGTAGTTTTGATGCAGCATGTTTGTTcaggcctctgtctctctcgatcACATGCTTCCAGTGAGAGAACCCCATTTGGGTCAACCCCGAACTCTCGGCAAGCGAAACAAAACGCTGCGTCAGCTTTGACGCTATTCCAACCACTCCCTGCGGCACCACTGGCTTACGAGAGACCATTTCTGGCCCTTGGGAATTTGCTCAATGTGGGCCGAGCAGGCATATCAACCCCCCAATCGTCCGGTGCAAAGCTGCCAGTTGGAGAGCTACTGTGAGGACTGTTTGAGGGAACGTTGCCACTTTCCTCGCTGTTAGCTATGACTAATGATGGCTGTTGCTCCCCGCTCCATGCCTCCGCTACTTCGAAAGCGGTCCCCTGTTGCTCCTCGCTCCGCGGACTAGCCTCAGTAACTCCAGGTGcggttccctctcctcctcctttgcTTTGACCATTTTGAGTTGGTAATTTGCTTTTGTCAACTTTGAAAAATCTCCTTATATTCATTTCGACTTTTGGTCAATTCGCGCGCAGCAAAAACACCGCACCCTACAGAAACTCGCGAGACACCTGCTGACGCAATACGTGATGGAAACGTGCAAAACGGATATGATTTGGATTGGGTAGCCGcctaacattaaaaaaaagataatattTCCTAAATTGAATTAAAAGTTATAATTTGGTAAATAGTGCACCAATATGAAATAATGCGATAACCATTTTGATTTACTTAGAGGATTTAAACATCTTGATATAatttgggtgtgggggggggggcattgaatgTCGCTTGGGCGGGGGCTAAGCCTCACTACAGCGCCCCTGGAGCCGGGCCTGCTTCCCTGCGACGTTGCTGCTTTCATTCACAGCACAACTTTGTTGACATTTCCCCTGGATGTTACATAGTTTTGAGGTGGGAAATTGGCGGCAGAGAT
The DNA window shown above is from Lampris incognitus isolate fLamInc1 chromosome 16, fLamInc1.hap2, whole genome shotgun sequence and carries:
- the dio3a gene encoding iodothyronine deiodinase 3a, translated to MNTVKAIKNAIVCLVLLPRFLTAAVVFWLLDFLCIRKRVFFRMRAQEGDPVDPPLCISDSNRMFTLESLKAVWHGHKLDFLKAAHLGCDAPNTEVVQLEDQRRGRILDYAKERRPLILNFGSCTUPPFMARLKAFQGVVQQYADVADSVVVYIEEAHPSDGWVSSDAPYQIPRHRCLQDRLNAARLMHAEVPGCPVVVDSMENSSNAAYGAYFDRLYILEDGKIVYQGGRGPEGYRISELKDWLEQYRQRLREKPGGGLTMNV